A stretch of DNA from Streptomyces sp. NBC_01197:
GAGGTGGAGGGCGCGGGCGACTACCTCCCGCCGTACGCCGGAAACCTCGACATCATGACCGCCGCCGCCACCAAGGTCGGCGAGGAGTTCGCCAAGGCGCTCCTCGCGCCCGGCCGCTGAGGAGTAACCAATGCCCTACTCGGACACGCTCGACATCCGCGTCACCGACTCCTCCCTGCGTGACGGATCGCACGCCATGCGCCACCAGTTCACCGTGGAGCACGTACGGTCGATCGTCACCGCACTCGACGGCGCCGGGGTCCCGGTCATCGAGGTCACACACGGCGACGGACTCGGCGGCTCCTCCTTCAACTACGGCTTCTCCAACACTCCCGAACAGGACCTGATCAAGACCGCGGTGGAGACGGCGGAGCAGGCCCGCATCGCCTTCCTGATGCTTCCCGGGCTCGGCGTCAAGGACGACATCCGCGCCGCCCACGCCAACGGCGCCGCCATCTGCCGCATCGCCACGCACTGCACGGAGGCGGACATCTCCGTCCAGCACTTCGGACTGGCCCGCGAGATGGGCCTGGAGACCGTCGGCTTCCTGATGATGGCGCACTCCACCACCCCCGAAGTGCTGGCAAGTCAGGGCCGCGTCATGGCCGACGCCGGCTGCCAGTGCGTGTATGTGGTCGACTCGGCCGGCGCCA
This window harbors:
- the dmpG gene encoding 4-hydroxy-2-oxovalerate aldolase; this encodes MPYSDTLDIRVTDSSLRDGSHAMRHQFTVEHVRSIVTALDGAGVPVIEVTHGDGLGGSSFNYGFSNTPEQDLIKTAVETAEQARIAFLMLPGLGVKDDIRAAHANGAAICRIATHCTEADISVQHFGLAREMGLETVGFLMMAHSTTPEVLASQGRVMADAGCQCVYVVDSAGAMVMDDVTDRVAALVAELGDDAQVGFHGHENLALGTGNSIAAIQAGALQIDGSTRRLGAGAGNTAVEALVAVCAKMGIRTGIDVLKIIDAAEDAVRPVMDDDCRLDRLALLMGHAGVYSSFLKHAYRQAERYGVSGAQILLRAGERRLVGGQEDQLIDIALELSAGR